The Amycolatopsis coloradensis sequence CGCGAGATGCGTCCCGAGAGTGGTCGCGGCGCGCTGGGCTCCGACGGCTTCGTCGACCCGGCGCACGAAGTCGAGCCGTCGCAGCGTGGCCCACACCGCCGCGACGTCACCGAAGGTCCGGTGACGCGCTTCGCCGGGGGCGGAGACATCGCCCTCCATCGCGCGCCCGATCTCCTCGGCCGTCCCGAGGTAGCGCTGCGACACGACCCTCGGCTCGCCGTCGACCCGCGCGGAGGTGACGAGGTAGTAGTACGTCCGCCCGCCGACCTTCTTGCCGATCACCGAAGCCACACTTTAGGTAATACACTCCGACCCATCGATCGGCAACCAAGATCGCGCCCTGACCAGCGAGAACAGTGATCACACCCACGTGGGTGACGCGGTGGCGGGATGCACACTGGCAGGTGGAGCGAGTCCGGCCATAGCGTGCGGGAATGGCATCCCCTGCTGACGCGAACGCCCCCACCACCTCGGCGATGCGCCGGGCACTCGCCAGGGCGCGCGACGGGAAGACCCTCGACATCACCGAGGCCTCGATCCTGCTCCAGGCGCGCGGCGACGACCTCAAGACGCTGTCCGAGCACGCCTCCCGGGTCCGCGACGCCGGACTCGTCGCGGCAGGCCGTCCGGGCGTGGTCACCTACAGCCGTTCGGTGTTCATCCCGCTGACCCGGCTGTGCCGGGACCGATGCGGCTACTGCACCTTCGCGACCGTGCCCGGCCGCGTCGAATCGCCGTTCCTCTCCCCCGACGAGGTCCTCGACATCGCTCGCAAGGGTGCCGAAATGGGGGTCAAGGAAGCGCTGTTCACCCTCGGCGACCGTCCGGAGGACCGCTGGAAGGCGGCGAAGGACTGGCTCGACGCGCACGGCTACGACGACACGCTGTCCTACGTCCGGGCGATGGCGATCCGGGTTCTCGAGGAGACGGGTGTCCTGCCGCACCTCAACCCGGGCGTGCTGAGCTGGCAGGACTTCCAGCGGCTCAAGCCGGTTTCGGCGTCCATGGGCATGATGCTGGAGACGACGGCGAAGCGGCTGTACACGGAGAAGGGCGGCCCGCACTACGGCTCGCCCGACAAGGACCCCGACGTGCGCCTGCGGGTGTTGGAGGACGCCGGGCGCAGTTCGGTGCCGTTCACCACGGGGATCCTGATCGGCATCGGCGAGAACTTCGAGGAACGCGCCGACTCGCTGTTCGCGATCCGCAAGGTCGCGAAGACCTACGGCGGCATTCAAGAGGTCATCGTCCAGAACTTCCGCGCGAAGCCGGACACGAAGATGCGCGCGACCCCGGACGCCGATCTCGAAGAACTCGCCGCGACCATCGCCGTCGCGCGGCTCGTGCTCGGGCCGCGGATGCGGATCCAGGCGCCACCGAACCTGATCGGCCAGCAGTACGAACTGATGCTGAACGCGGGTATCGACGACTGGGGCGGCGTCTCGCCGCTGACCCCCGACCACGTGAACCCCGAACGCGCGTGGCCGCAGATCGACGAGCTCAAACGCCGCACCGAGGCGCTCGGCTTCACCGTGCGCGAGCGGTTGCCGATCTACCCGGAGTACGTCAAGGCCGGCGAGCCGTGGCTGGACCCGCGGATGAACGCGCATCTCGCGCCGCTGACCGACACCGAGACCGGGCTCGCCATCGAGGAGGCGATCCCGGTGGGCATCCCGTGGCAGGAGCCGGACGGCGGCTGGAAGGAGGCCGGGCGTACCGATCTGCACGTCGAGGTCGACACCGTCGGGCGCACGGAAGACCGCCGCAGCGACTTCGACTCGGTCTACGGCGACTGGGCCGAGATCAAGGGCAACATCAAGACCGGGCCGCAGCGGTTCGACACCGACATTCGAGATGCCTTGCGCAGCGCGGAAAAGAACCCCGCCGGACTTTCTGACGACGAGGCTCTGGCGTTGCTGCACGCCGACGGGCCGGAGCTCGACGCCTTCACCAAGATCGCCGACGACCTGCGTCGCGAGGTGAACGGCGACGAC is a genomic window containing:
- a CDS encoding bifunctional FO biosynthesis protein CofGH, giving the protein MRRALARARDGKTLDITEASILLQARGDDLKTLSEHASRVRDAGLVAAGRPGVVTYSRSVFIPLTRLCRDRCGYCTFATVPGRVESPFLSPDEVLDIARKGAEMGVKEALFTLGDRPEDRWKAAKDWLDAHGYDDTLSYVRAMAIRVLEETGVLPHLNPGVLSWQDFQRLKPVSASMGMMLETTAKRLYTEKGGPHYGSPDKDPDVRLRVLEDAGRSSVPFTTGILIGIGENFEERADSLFAIRKVAKTYGGIQEVIVQNFRAKPDTKMRATPDADLEELAATIAVARLVLGPRMRIQAPPNLIGQQYELMLNAGIDDWGGVSPLTPDHVNPERAWPQIDELKRRTEALGFTVRERLPIYPEYVKAGEPWLDPRMNAHLAPLTDTETGLAIEEAIPVGIPWQEPDGGWKEAGRTDLHVEVDTVGRTEDRRSDFDSVYGDWAEIKGNIKTGPQRFDTDIRDALRSAEKNPAGLSDDEALALLHADGPELDAFTKIADDLRREVNGDDVTFVVTRNINFTNVCYTGCRFCAFAQRRTDADAYTLSLEQVGDRVDEAWAAGATEICMQGGIHPDLPGTAYFDLAAEVKRRQPDIHLHSYSPMEVVNGASRTNLSIEDWLARAKEAGVDSLPGTAAEILDDDVRWVLTKGKLPTSEWINVVTTAHKLGITTTSTMMYGHVDTPAHWVGHLKLLAKLQREGLERNGRRGFSEFVLLPFIHQSSPIYLAGLARAGTTLRENRAVHALSRLLLHGMIDNIQSSWVKLGEEGSRAVLQGGVNDIGGTLMEETISRMAGAANGSYKTISDMRAMVEPLGRPLRQRTTEYGTPTAERIAAAQASDGVATAVRRPLLPLVTS